In the Doryrhamphus excisus isolate RoL2022-K1 chromosome 2, RoL_Dexc_1.0, whole genome shotgun sequence genome, catgatgtgctatacatatcactatattgacacttactatggtacccattatgtcattggatgctcatatcacctcgtacttcggtacgtgacaaaaaaaaccaaaaaaaaaacccttaaactatattatgaaagcaggaagtgaacaaatgtaacagttactgattgtatatcactatattgacacttactatggtacccattatgtcattggatgctcatatcacctcgtacttcggtacgtgacaaaaaaaaccaaaaaaaaaacccttaaactatattatgaaagcaggaagtgaacaaatgtaacagttactgattgtatatcactatattgacacttactatggtacccattatgtcattggatgctcatatcacctcgtactttggtacttgacaaaaaaaacaaccttgaactatattaggaaagcaggaagtgaacaaatgtaacagttactgattgtaaaagtaccagctggaggggtaggatttactaagctttgcttcttcctgctccttttggacatgtggaactgtgaactgattatgtgatgcattcaattgtcatctgatgcatgttcaaatgaaataaaactattacctttacaaaaaaaatctcctaGAACAGATTTCCTGACCGCTTTCATGATGATGTTACTTGGTGACATCACAATCACATGACCTGCATGAATTTCTACATGTGCATATGTGATTGTGATGCCATTTCTGCATCATCACATCCTCAAAAGCTGTCGATGCTGCAAGTTTCCTCGattcatgtcattcattcattggcgaGGTTATTGATGTCCTGTAGCGCACGTATACAGGTAGACGCAAAGATGGACTCTTACGGTGTATTCGGTGACCGTTTAGTCCCGGGGGCAAGGCTTTACTCGGCCTCCACCAGCTACAAGGTGCTGTCTTTGCTGAGCTGCGGTACTTTTGGCAAGGTTGCCAAATGCCGCAAGATGGATAGCAACAAAACAGTGGCGGTTAAAATGATCAGGAATCAAGGCAGCTTTGCAGAACAGGCTAAGGTTGAGGTAGGCCAGGGGTGCTCGCTCGTTTTTCAGCcggcgagctacttttaaaatcatCAAGTCCCAAAGATCTACATCCTactataaacataaaaaaaatatttataaatatgtaaatgtttaatacatttactacatttataaatattaatatttatgtacattgacgtgtatatcaggggtgcacacactttttcagcatgcaatttATCGCTTATGATAAAACAGTTAAACTTTAAAagtaaatactaatactaactaGTATTTCACATTTACAGTTTCAAAGTTTAATGTATCAATGCTGTTGATATCATTGAAAAATTTGCAATTAATTCAATACGGCAatcaagattcattcattcattttctaccgcttatcctaacgagggtcgcgagtggtgctggagcctatcccagctgtcttcgggcgagaggcaggcaagagctacaccctggactggtggccagccaatcacagggcacatatagacaaacaaccattcacactcacattcatattggagtggctaattaacctagcatgtttttggaaaaaaacccacgcatgcacggggagaacatgcaaattccacacagaggtgggattgaactcgggtcttctagctgtgaggcgctaaccactcgaacaccgtgcagccacaatcaagataattacacataattccTCAATGTTTGGGTACATAACCTGGGTAGTATGTCGGTCAAAATATTAGGTCCGGTTAGCATTTGCTATCGAACATAACAGATATATAAGAATTGAAAAAGTCAAGccaacatatttaaaaggttttagctatatgtgtattttccaattaatcctGGAATAATGGTTTAAAAAACGTAAGTATAGAAAATATGCATTTCTATAGTGGAGTTCAGGATGTGAAGCAAATCCACCAAACGATACATAATTAGCTGCTACATATAAACGGATAACTGTAGGTATAAATATAAGCATCTTACCGCTGAGTTAATTTATCCGTAATACCGAATAATAAAGATGGAAGCTTAAAACGTCCGTTCGTTTTCCCCAGCGGATCAGGAAGGTGCTTATTGTCAactgactgatgtcatatgacatctaaCAAAGTGACGTTTATGCGATTGACTCACACTATCTTTGCGATCGTCCGCTAGGTCGCTAATCGATGTAATGGGCACCCCTGTGGTAGACCATTACACCAGTAACAACCAGTGAAACATCACCCCCTAAAAAAATACCTGAGACAATATTTGATCATCTTGTATCTGCAGATCGACATactacagaaaataaaaaaggttGACAACTCCAAAAAACATTTGGTACTGTGGAACCGCGTCTTCACCGACATGGGACATATTTGTCTAGAGTTTGAGTATCTGGATAAAAGTCTTTACGACTTCATGAAGGAGCGACAATTCAAACATCTCCAAGTGAAGGAGATTCGCCCCATCATCCAGCAGGTACGTTTACCGCtgttaaaaatggaaaataccATCGAGATATTTAATTGCGTCTTGAATAATCTCCCAGTTGGCCAACGCTCTTGACCACTTGAAGCGTGCTCAGATGATTCACGCCGACGTCAAACTGGAAAACATCATGTTGATCAACCATCAGCAGCAACCGTACAGAGTCAAAGTGAGCGACTTCAGCTTGGCCCACGACGTTTCTGTCACGAAACAGAACTCCAACGTCAAGAATCACCCGTACCAGTAAGGACTTCCCATAACTCCGAAAACTGAACAGTTTCAGGAAGTTATAACCCTCTTGTAGGTCTCCAGAGATCTTATTGGGGGCTCCGTACAACGAGGCAATAGACATGTGGTCCGTAGGTTGCGTGATGGCTTTTCTGTACATTGGCGCTCAACTTTATCCTGGCAGGAATGAATACGAAACGGTACAAACTACATTGTTTCTAAAAATAACTCACTTACGATTTGTACCAAAATCTCACCTCATGGTGTCGTCTTCTATCTTCAGATAAAGTACATTACGGAGACTCAAGGTCAGTTTCCAGAAGACATCTTAGCTTCTGGAAAAAAGACTAGCGACTTTTTCCAAAGAGAGAACAAAACCAGTACCTGGAAACTGAAGGTAGGGTCGGTTTTTCTGGTGTCGCTAGCTCTAAACAAGTCAATGCTAACAATAACGTCTCTTCAGACGGTGGAACTCTACCAACAAGAAACAGGATTCGCAGCTCGGGATACCCGAAAAATCAAGTCGAGTTCGCTGACCCACCTTCTGCAAGTACGTGGTCACTGAAAAATCCAAAATGAACTGACTAAAAACCTAAAAATATGacgattgttttggttttggtagCTCCAGCCTTGGGTTTTTGACGCCAAGCACCCTGCTGATAAAGATGTCCATGCAGAAGATAAGCAGGTGTTTGTGGACATGCTGAAGGGGATGCTTCACCTGGAAGCGTACAAGCGCATGACGCCCTGTCAAGTCCTGGCGCATCAGTTCATCAACATGAGCCACTTAAAGCCCCATCGCGACACCAGCCCTCAGTACGTTGTGAGATGTCCAATTCCCTGGTGGAACATCATTTCACGTTTTTATTTCCTTATCTTGCAGCGCCAAGTCCTGCTACGAGATCATGACCCACTGCGAGAAAGAGACATCTCACGTTAACAAAACACGGTCTGCGGCCTTGCAGAGGACTTCTTCAAAAGGTTCCCGTTCTGTTCAGCAGGATCACACCACAAGAAAATCCCACTCAGCAAGAACCAGAAGGAAGTTCGATGACGGAACCATGAAGCAACTACGTGATCTCCCCAAAAGGCTTAAAATTGGAGGTGAAGACTATCAGCACAGGTATGCCATCTTTCACCAATCACTGCCTTATTGGATTCGAAAAGATCTGAATGTGCTTTAGATTGATCCATCTACCCCCACCTGAAGGCTCAGAGTGGACCAGCCCACTAACCAACCCGTTCAAAAAGAACCGAATCGATCTCAACTCTGCTGGACCTCAAACTCCTCAAGACGAGTGAAGGATTGTAAGTACATGAAGCCCAAGACCAGATTTGCCGTGCGGTTCATGGAGGAGCAAAGTGGAAGGGATGAGGACCAGAGTCTGACTCGaacccaccaccatcaccatcaccttGGTCGAGTAACAAAAGCTTCTGGCGGTGGTGGTTCGATAATCTGGGCTTTGGGAAAGGATCTTACAAAAAGCGTACTAACTTAACCGATTTGGGCGGTTTTGTGCGATGCCTTGCATGTCCACCACAGACCACCAGAGGTCGCTATAGGTCAGTTATATATTATGCTAGCGTCTGTGTATGAACGTGTGCACATGTGACGACTAAATAAAAGAATTATTCGTGAAATAGAGCTCAGCgtcattttggatttttttttgtgtctttctaTCATGAAGACATTTCACTCCAGGAGGCTAATCTCACGATACGCTAGCTCAAATCGACACACACTTAAAAAATCATTAGCGGGATCACAGCTATTGCGGTTTAAAGTGCCGCGTAAGCGAAAGTGGTCTGATTATCCTTTAACC is a window encoding:
- the LOC131115246 gene encoding uncharacterized protein LOC131115246, coding for MLKGMLHLEAYKRMTPCQVLAHQFINMSHLKPHRDTSPHAKSCYEIMTHCEKETSHVNKTRSAALQRTSSKGSRSVQQDHTTRKSHSARTRRKFDDGTMKQLRDLPKRLKIGGEDYQHRLRVDQPTNQPVQKEPNRSQLCWTSNSSRRVKDCKYMKPKTRFAVRFMEEQSGRDEDQSLTRTHHHHHHLGRVTKASGGGGSIIWALGKDLTKSVLT